TCAGGGCCGACTTTCTTGACAAACAGATAGCAGACACGAGATTATAAGAGAGAAGTAGTGCGGAATGTATGACATGACGTACCGACGCCAGTCAAAAACCGCACCTAAATGAGGGGTAAAGAAGCACCTATGGCATATTCGTTCGAAGTAAAAAACGTCGTTAAGCACTTCGGTGATGTGAAGGCTCTAAACGGCATCTCATTAAAATCCGAGGAGGGGACTGTCTTCGGCCTGCTCGGACCAAACGGGGCTGGTAAGACGACATTGGTTCGTATCCTGAGCACCCTTCTCCAACCTGATCACGGATCGGTTAAGGTCCACGGGATCGATGCCCTGAGAGAGCCGGAACGGGTCAGGGAGACGATCGGCCTGGCCGGGCAATATGCCGCAGTCGACGAATTCCTAACTGGTTACGAGAACGTCTATATGGTCGGTCGTCTTTACCGGCTCAGCCACAAGGAATCGGCCAGACGAACCAAGGAGCTACTCGAGCAACTTCATCTATCTTCAGCCGCCCACCGACCAGTTCGAACCTATTCTGGAGGAATGCGCCGCCGATTGGACCTTGGAGCCAGTCTGGTTGGTCGTCCGAAGATCCTCTTCCTCGACGAGCCGACCACCGGCCTCGATCCCAAGACCAGAATTGATCTCTGGAACATCATCCGCGATCTCGTCAAAGAGGGGACCTCAATTCTATTGACCACCCAGTATCTCGACGAGGCCGACCAGTTGGCGGACAAGATCGCCGTCGTTAACGAGGGTAAGGTGATCGCCGAAGGGACTAGTAGCGAGCTGAAGGCCCAGCTTGGTGGCGATATCGTCGAATTCGGCCTGACGAAAGCCAAGGATAAAGACAAAGCCCTATCAGCTGTGACCAAGCTAGCCAAGCAGCCACCAACCTTCGATGAGAACACGCTCGTCGTCAGGGTACCGGTAGCCAACGGAGCTAAGCATCTGATGGACATCGTCCAGGCGCTTAACAACGCTAAACTGACCGTAGCTACTCTCTCCCTCCACCAGCCGTCGCTTGACGACGTCTTCCTGGCACTGACCGGTGAGAAAGCTAAAGACACGACCGTCAACAAGCGGGACACCAAGAAAGGAGGCCAGCAATGAGTAAGCGCAGTCTCCACTACACCCTTGTGGATACTTGGATGAGCACCAAGCGCAACCTCTATAGGTACTTACGGCTACCCCAGCTTCTCTTCTTCTCATCAGTCCAGCCGATCATGTTCCTGCTGCTCTTCAACTATGTCTTCGGTGGCGCTCTCGGCGGAGCAACCCACGTCCCAGGTGGTAAGTACATCAACTTCCTCTTGCCTGGTATCCTAGTCCAGATGGTCATGTTCGGTGGTGTTCAGACCGGTATCGGCCTAGCTGACGACATGAGCAAGGGGATGATCGATCGCTTCCGTTCGCTGCCAATGAGCCGGCTAGCCGTGGTAGCTGGGAGAACGTTCTCGGATGCGTTCCGGAACTTGGCGGTAATCGCCATCATGGTCGGAGTCGGTTACCTGATCGGCTTCCGGTTTACCCAAGGTGTCGGCGACGCCCTGTTGATGGTCTTCGTAGCGCTCCTCTTCGGTTACGCACTCTCGTGGGTATTCGCCCTCGTCGGTATGTCGGTTAGGGACTCCGAGTCTGCCCAGCTGGCCAGCTTTGTCCTCATCTTCCCACTTGTCTTCGCCAGCGCCGTCTTCGTACCGGTCCAGACGATGCCCAGCTGGCTGCAGGTCTTTGTCCGCAACCAGCCAATTACGTTCGTCGCTGAGGCAGCTCGTCACCTATCTGTCGGTACCCCCGATGGTGGCGCTACATGGAAGATACTCTTGTGGTGCATCGGCATTCTGGCAGTCTTCATACCACTTGCCTTAAAGCAGTACACCCGTCGTACTTCGTAAACCCTTTAACGTTTGGCTCTGAACAGATATAGTTGGGGTAGATTATAGGCGCAAAGGGGACACGGTACATGAGCGATCAGACAGTGCTAGTAACAAAGGGTCTGACAAAAAGATACGGTTCGCTGGCCGCTCTTGACTCACTCGACATTGAGATTAAGAAAGGTGAGATCGTCGGCTATCTGGGCCCAAACGGTGCCGGCAAGACAACGACGATTCGCTTACTGCTCGGCCTCATTAAACCAACCTCCGGCCATGCGGAGATCTTTGGACTCGACTGCCAGAAGGATAAGGTTAAGATTCACCGGCGCCTTGCTTATGTGCCCGGTGAAGCCTCTCTCTGGCCCTCGTTAACTGGCGAGGAGACACTCTATCTTCTCGGCCAGATTCACGGTCAGGTTGATCTCTCATACCAGAAAACGCTCGTCAAACGATTCCAGTTCGATCCCAAGAAGAAAGTCCGCACATACTCCAAGGGCAATCGGCAGAAGATAAACTTGATTGCCGCTTTGGCCACCCGGGCAGACCTACTGGTACTCGATGAGCCGACCAGCGGCCTCGATCCGTTGATG
The genomic region above belongs to Candidatus Saccharimonadales bacterium and contains:
- a CDS encoding ATP-binding cassette domain-containing protein, which codes for MAYSFEVKNVVKHFGDVKALNGISLKSEEGTVFGLLGPNGAGKTTLVRILSTLLQPDHGSVKVHGIDALREPERVRETIGLAGQYAAVDEFLTGYENVYMVGRLYRLSHKESARRTKELLEQLHLSSAAHRPVRTYSGGMRRRLDLGASLVGRPKILFLDEPTTGLDPKTRIDLWNIIRDLVKEGTSILLTTQYLDEADQLADKIAVVNEGKVIAEGTSSELKAQLGGDIVEFGLTKAKDKDKALSAVTKLAKQPPTFDENTLVVRVPVANGAKHLMDIVQALNNAKLTVATLSLHQPSLDDVFLALTGEKAKDTTVNKRDTKKGGQQ
- a CDS encoding ABC transporter permease produces the protein MSKRSLHYTLVDTWMSTKRNLYRYLRLPQLLFFSSVQPIMFLLLFNYVFGGALGGATHVPGGKYINFLLPGILVQMVMFGGVQTGIGLADDMSKGMIDRFRSLPMSRLAVVAGRTFSDAFRNLAVIAIMVGVGYLIGFRFTQGVGDALLMVFVALLFGYALSWVFALVGMSVRDSESAQLASFVLIFPLVFASAVFVPVQTMPSWLQVFVRNQPITFVAEAARHLSVGTPDGGATWKILLWCIGILAVFIPLALKQYTRRTS
- a CDS encoding ABC transporter ATP-binding protein, with product MSDQTVLVTKGLTKRYGSLAALDSLDIEIKKGEIVGYLGPNGAGKTTTIRLLLGLIKPTSGHAEIFGLDCQKDKVKIHRRLAYVPGEASLWPSLTGEETLYLLGQIHGQVDLSYQKTLVKRFQFDPKKKVRTYSKGNRQKINLIAALATRADLLVLDEPTSGLDPLMEQAFRESILEAKKNGQTVFLSSHILDEVEALCDRVGILREGKLVEIGTLSEMRHLSALTVEATFAGKPPQIKKIKGVSRVKITGHHLSCQVQGPIDELLAALAKAKPKSLISREPSLEELFLSLYGDKDIRNRGTEE